One Aegilops tauschii subsp. strangulata cultivar AL8/78 chromosome 7, Aet v6.0, whole genome shotgun sequence genomic window carries:
- the LOC109740287 gene encoding uncharacterized protein, producing the protein MAALDRPFEPRQAGWVDSPSRALRRGGGAEGRDRASRLGRLRRERQGDPRSPQAAALRRRLCGQRARLLQVSAGAPRPRRPMALAPSQRNWGTQRTLNPYVTSNSVIAMKYKDGVIMACETGASYGSTPRYKSLRQRLVALPMLLLPLLDQAPPAGANTVQAAQARRHPLHLLLVS; encoded by the exons ATGGCTGCTTTAGACCGTCCTTTCGAGCCTCGGCAAGCTGGATGGGTGGATTCGCCAAGCAGGGCCCTCCGGCGAGGTGGAGGGGCTGAGGGACGAGATCGAGCAAGTCGACTAGGTCGTCTCCGCCGTGAACGACAGGGCGACCCTCGCAGCCCTCAAGCAGCTGCTCTACGACGCCGACTATGCGGTCAACGAGCTCGACTGCTACAGGTTTCAGCAGGAGCTCCACGCCCACGGAG GCCCATGGCATTAGCACCATCCCAACGAAACTGGGGGACGCAGAGGACGCT GAACCCCTATGTGACTAGTAACTCGGTGATTGCAATGAAGTACAAGGATGGTGTGATCATGGCATGTGAAACTGGAG CCTCCTATGGGTCAACTCCGCGATACAAGAGCCTACGCCAGCGGCTGGTGGCACTGCCTATGTTGTTGCTGCCCCTGCTGGACCAAGCGCCGCCGGCTGGCGCCAACACCGTCCAAGCGGCACAGGCTCGGCGTCATCCTCTCCATCTTCTCCTGGTCAGTTAG